In Zingiber officinale cultivar Zhangliang chromosome 6A, Zo_v1.1, whole genome shotgun sequence, a single genomic region encodes these proteins:
- the LOC121997470 gene encoding BTB/POZ and TAZ domain-containing protein 2-like isoform X1 has protein sequence MSSPMYGGVGDTISSPADVLILTASKSRIPAHSRVLAAASPVLERLLDQTEKRIDGSGGAISISILGVPHGAVDAFLRFLYSPSRCGMLEAKGEEAAAEMAEHAVHLLVLSHVYQVGWLKRACERALASRLASEAVVDVLVLARRCDAAWLHLRCMKLIAKDFAAVERTEAWRFLQEHDPCLELDILQSLHDAHLVGRQKRRRRKREEQRVYTELSEAMDCLQHICTEGCATGHCPDSATCRGLRQLVNHLALCDRKKRHSCGRCKRLWQLLRLHASICVQPDHCQVPLCSQFKQKMDQSNGKDEEEDEKWRLLVKKVVSARIMSCLAKRKRQEGFQDQEQPWLKHNLLE, from the exons ATGAGCTCCCCGATGTACGGCGGCGTCGGCGACACCATTTCCTCGCCGGCGGACGTTCTGATTCTCACCGCCAGCAAGAGCAGGATCCCGGCTCATTCACGAGTCCTG GCGGCGGCGTCGCCGGTGCTTGAGAGGTTGCTGGATCAGACGGAGAAGCGCATCGACGGCAGCGGCGGAGCGATTAGTATCTCCATTCTTGGCGTCCCCCATGGGGCAGTCGATGCCTTCCTCCGCTTCCTCTACTCTCCCTCCAG GTGCGGTATGCTGGAGGCGAAGGgggaggaggcggcggcggagATGGCGGAACACGCGGTGCACTTGCTGGTGCTGTCGCACGTGTACCAAGTGGGATGGCTGAAGCGCGCGTGCGAGCGGGCGCTGGCGTCGCGCCTGGCTTCGGAGGCCGTGGTGGACGTTCTGGTCCTCGCGCGGCGGTGCGATGCGGCCTGGCTCCACCTCCGCTGTATGAAGCTCATCGCCAAGGACTTCGCCGCCGTCGAGCGCACCGAGGCGTGGCGCTTCCTCCAGGAGCACGACCCCTGCCTCGAGCTCGACATCCTCCAGTCTCTCCACGACGCGCACTTGGTAGGC AGGCAGAAGCGGCGGCGGAGGAAGAGGGAGGAGCAGCGGGTTTACACGGAGCTGAGCGAGGCCATGGATTGCCTTCAACACATCTGCACGGAGGGCTGCGCCACCGGCCACTGCCCCGACTCTGCCACCTGCCGTGGCCTCCGGCAGCTCGTCAACCACCTCGCCCTCTGCGATCGCAAGAAGCGGCATTCCTGCGGCCGATGCAAGCGCCTGTGGCAGCTCCTCCGCCTCCACGCCTCGATTTGCGTCCAGCCTGATCACTGTCAGGTTCCCCTCTGCTC GCAATTCAAGCAGAAGATGGATCAGAGTAATGGAAAAGAcgaggaagaggatgagaagTGGAGGCTGCTGGTGAAGAAGGTGGTCTCTGCAAGGATCATGTCCTGCTTGGCCAAGAGGAAGAGGCAAGAAGGGTTCCAAGACCAGGAGCAGCCATGGCTGAAGCACAATTTACTTGAGTGA
- the LOC121997470 gene encoding BTB/POZ and TAZ domain-containing protein 2-like isoform X2: MSSPMYGGVGDTISSPADVLILTASKSRIPAHSRVLAAASPVLERLLDQTEKRIDGSGGAISISILGVPHGAVDAFLRFLYSPSRCGMLEAKGEEAAAEMAEHAVHLLVLSHVYQVGWLKRACERALASRLASEAVVDVLVLARRCDAAWLHLRCMKLIAKDFAAVERTEAWRFLQEHDPCLELDILQSLHDAHLRQKRRRRKREEQRVYTELSEAMDCLQHICTEGCATGHCPDSATCRGLRQLVNHLALCDRKKRHSCGRCKRLWQLLRLHASICVQPDHCQVPLCSQFKQKMDQSNGKDEEEDEKWRLLVKKVVSARIMSCLAKRKRQEGFQDQEQPWLKHNLLE; this comes from the exons ATGAGCTCCCCGATGTACGGCGGCGTCGGCGACACCATTTCCTCGCCGGCGGACGTTCTGATTCTCACCGCCAGCAAGAGCAGGATCCCGGCTCATTCACGAGTCCTG GCGGCGGCGTCGCCGGTGCTTGAGAGGTTGCTGGATCAGACGGAGAAGCGCATCGACGGCAGCGGCGGAGCGATTAGTATCTCCATTCTTGGCGTCCCCCATGGGGCAGTCGATGCCTTCCTCCGCTTCCTCTACTCTCCCTCCAG GTGCGGTATGCTGGAGGCGAAGGgggaggaggcggcggcggagATGGCGGAACACGCGGTGCACTTGCTGGTGCTGTCGCACGTGTACCAAGTGGGATGGCTGAAGCGCGCGTGCGAGCGGGCGCTGGCGTCGCGCCTGGCTTCGGAGGCCGTGGTGGACGTTCTGGTCCTCGCGCGGCGGTGCGATGCGGCCTGGCTCCACCTCCGCTGTATGAAGCTCATCGCCAAGGACTTCGCCGCCGTCGAGCGCACCGAGGCGTGGCGCTTCCTCCAGGAGCACGACCCCTGCCTCGAGCTCGACATCCTCCAGTCTCTCCACGACGCGCACTTG AGGCAGAAGCGGCGGCGGAGGAAGAGGGAGGAGCAGCGGGTTTACACGGAGCTGAGCGAGGCCATGGATTGCCTTCAACACATCTGCACGGAGGGCTGCGCCACCGGCCACTGCCCCGACTCTGCCACCTGCCGTGGCCTCCGGCAGCTCGTCAACCACCTCGCCCTCTGCGATCGCAAGAAGCGGCATTCCTGCGGCCGATGCAAGCGCCTGTGGCAGCTCCTCCGCCTCCACGCCTCGATTTGCGTCCAGCCTGATCACTGTCAGGTTCCCCTCTGCTC GCAATTCAAGCAGAAGATGGATCAGAGTAATGGAAAAGAcgaggaagaggatgagaagTGGAGGCTGCTGGTGAAGAAGGTGGTCTCTGCAAGGATCATGTCCTGCTTGGCCAAGAGGAAGAGGCAAGAAGGGTTCCAAGACCAGGAGCAGCCATGGCTGAAGCACAATTTACTTGAGTGA